From a region of the Hippopotamus amphibius kiboko isolate mHipAmp2 chromosome 3, mHipAmp2.hap2, whole genome shotgun sequence genome:
- the LOC130849435 gene encoding protein FAM118A-like, whose amino-acid sequence MDSVEKTTNRSEQKSRKFLKSLIRKQPQELLLVIGTGVSAAVAPGIPALCSWRSCIEAVMEAAEQLEVLHPGDVAEFRRKVTKDGDLLVVAHDLIRKMSPRTGDTKPNFFQDCLMEVFDNLGQHIQNPLVLQSILSLMEHGTMVLTTNYDTLLEIFGRQQSRPMESLDLKDKTKVLQWARGHIKYGVLHIHGLYTDPCGMVLDPSGYKDVTQDPEVMEVFQNLYRTKSFLFVGCGETLRDQIFQALFLYSVPDKVDLEHYMVVLKENEDHFFKHQADMLLHGIKVVSYGDCFDYFPGYVQDLAAQICKQRSPDADRVDSTTLLGNACQDCAKRKLEKNGIEVSKKLRQSDADDAGGF is encoded by the coding sequence ATGGATTCAGTGGAAAAGACAACAAACAGAAGTGAACAAAAATCAAGAAAGTTTTTGAAAAGCCTCATCCGGAAACAGCCCCAGGAGCTGCTCCTGGTCATCGGGACGGGCGTCAGCGCCGCAGTGGCCCCCGGGATCCCCGCCCTGTGCTCATGGAGGAGCTGCATCGAGGCCGTCATGGAGGCCGCGGAGCAGCTGGAGGTGCTGCACCCCGGGGACGTGGCCGAGTTCCGCAGGAAGGTGACCAAGGACGGGGACCTGCTGGTCGTCGCCCATGACCTGATCCGGAAGATGTCCCCTCGCACGGGCGACACCAAGCCGAACTTCTTCCAGGACTGCCTGATGGAGGTGTTCGACAACCTGGGGCAGCACATCCAGAACCCACTGGTGCTGCAGTCCATCCTCAGCCTGATGGAGCACGGCACCATGGTGCTGACCACCAACTATGACACCCTGCTGGAGATCTTCGGGCGGCAGCAGAGCAGGCCCATGGAGTCTCTGGACTTGAAGGACAAGACCAAGGTCCTTCAGTGGGCGAGGGGACACATCAAGTACGGAGTTCTTCACATTCACGGCCTGTACACAGACCCCTGCGGGATGGTGTTGGACCCATCGGGATATAAAGATGTCACTCAGGACCCAGAAGTCATGGAAGTTTTCCAGAACTTGTACCGCACCAAATCTTTCCTGTTTGTGGGCTGCGGAGAGACCCTTCGTGACCAGATATTCCAGGCCCTCTTCCTTTATTCGGTGCCGGACAAGGTGGACCTGGAGCACTACATGGTCGTGCTCAAGGAGAACGAAGACCATTTCTTTAAGCACCAGGCAGACATGCTGCTGCACGGGATTAAGGTCGTGTCCTACGGGGACTGTTTTGACTATTTTCCGGGGTATGTGCAAGACCTCGCCGCTCAGATCTGCAAACAGCGAAGTCCAGATGCCGATCGAGTGGACAGCACCACGTTGTTGGGTAATGCATGCCAGGACTGTGCAAAGAGGAAGTTAGAAAAAAACGGAATTGAAGTTTCAAAGAAACTCAGACAGTCAGATGCTGATGACGCTGGAGGATTTTGA